In Vicia villosa cultivar HV-30 ecotype Madison, WI linkage group LG7, Vvil1.0, whole genome shotgun sequence, the DNA window CATAAAAACAAGATACAAcaaaaagaagtgaatatgacACGGATTATTCTAGTGAAGAAGAGAAAGATTAATGGTGATGGGTATAGACACACTAAAGAAGAGAAGTTAAATTGATATCTTTGTCTTTATGAGTTTCACCCAtatgtttcacacacttgttactTTCATCAAATAAACAACTATTTAAATTTAAGATGGATAATTAGATTTGTCAAGCTATGATTCTAGTCAACAAGAAATTATGATTCAAATCACAAGATTTTGTAATTCAAATCAAGTTATATGCTTGACTTGAATCAATTTGAGAAAAGCCCAAATTTGGCTTCATTGAGACATTTGATTCGAATCAGAATCAACACTTGATTCGAGTCACATGAGGTTGTGATTTAAATTAGGTTCATTTGTCGATTCAAATCAATTCATCTAGAGGTAAATTCCAATTTTCATAAGGTTCCTGATTGGAATCACATTTAACACTTAATCCAAATCAAGTAACTTAATATCCTGGTTTAAAAGCTCTAACTTATGATTCAAGCCACTCCTTGTGAAAAGTCAAAAGAGCAACTTGTAAGGCTCAGAAAGGGGCATTATCAAGGATCAAACACTCTAATTTATTGAGTAATGAGGATTCTCAGTGATACAACAACACAATAGCCAAAACGATTACAATACAACTGAAGTACGAATAAAGTACAAAAGCACAAATATTAAATGATAAGCAAATTACACATACGCAAACAAACTAAAACAACTACATTCAAATTGACAAAAACAtccaaacaaataaataataccaTACAATAACGTGACTGCACTTTCATGAATGTCCAATTTAGCACAATTCAATATAACACTTCTTGGTTAATTAGAAATGGTAAGGATGCAAATTTATATCTAGAAGTTGGTGTGCCACAACTCTTTCTTCAAAATACAACATTCCCATCATTTTTCATACTTCTCTAAAAGTCAAGGTCAATGATTTTATTATTGATAAATATTGGTATACTCCAAACGATATGATTATGTTTTTCCCTGATTTAATGGACACAGTCAATCCTTGCATCATTCCTTTAGATGAAAGACCAAATTGTAGAACTTGAAATCATATTCATAGCGGCCTACTTACCTTAAAGCTTATTGATGAATTTCATTATAACATAGCCTCATCTGTCATATGGAGTAGTTCttacacccttcaatctaaattcATGCTTGTTTGGAGACTAACGCACAATGGTATTCCATATGATGAAAATTTGAATGCTAGAGGCTTCTATCTTCCTTCTATGTGCAGCCTTTGCCACAAACATGTTGGAACATCTAACCATCTTAATTTTAAATGTCAATACGTTGTTTCCATTTGAGTTTGGTTTTCCAACATTCTACCTTTATCATTAAAAATCATTTGCTTAATGCATTGTTGGAAGACTATATGCGGGAATTGGTCCCCTCAATGTTAAACTGTGATAAGGACTGGTGTAATGAacataatatacaaaaaatttGGATGTCAAGAAACAAGTCTCGATTTGAAAACGTTGAAACTCGTTGTAAAACCTGTATTAAGGCAATGACTTCATATGTCAAAAATATTGGTGATAACACCATGAAGGCATCAGACCCCTCAATGATTGACTTCTCCATACTAAAAAGCTTTAACATCAACAATCATGCTCTGGAATGTAATTTTGATGGGGTTGTCGTGGAAGTTCCTACCTTTTATGGCAATCTCCCGCTCCAGGTTGGATCAAATGTAATACTGATGGCGTTGCCATGAGAGTTCCTACCTTTTGTGCTTGTGAggaaatttttcaaaaatgagAAGATTAAGTATATACAGAGATTATCTACATACATTGGCCCGTGAAATGCTTTGTTGGCTGAGTTGGCAGGTATGATTATAGCCATTGAGTTGGCCTTGAAAAAACATTGGAACAAAGTTTGAACAGAAACAAATTCATTAATAGTGGTGAAAGCTTTCTCTAATCCTAATATTGTTTCTTGGACCATTAAATCTCGTCGGATGAATTGTCTTCGTAGGATTATGCCTTTGGACTTCATGATATCCCACATTTTTAGAGAAGACAACATCTGTGCGGATAAACTTACTAGCACTGGATTGTCCTCTAGAAACTTAACTTGGTATGATCATCTTCTTGATtgtaataaaaatgttttttttttgtataacaaATTTGAAATGTCTAAACTTATATTAACTCTTTTTCTTATGAATTGACTTAAGTCTCTCATCtcctttgtttttcttatttctaatatatttatcttagttttgtttaaaaaaattttataaaCTAATCGATAACTAATATTATACACACATCCACATCAAATCATAAATAGTTACCAAATCAACTATTAATCtttttcttcaatttattaaCTAATCATTTTAGAGAAGTGATAGTGGATAAATAGTCAATGATATACACATTATATAGTTACTAGTTTAATATGATATACATACTAGCTTATGAGAGTTAGTATAATTTAATAgttgaaaaaaatgaatgaaatgagATTCGAATCTAGCCTACTATTTTAGAATTTATCCAAAGTTAAAAGCAATATAGAATAGGACAGGGTTACACTATACACATGAACAGCAATTTGTTGTAACACTTTAAAGTGACTTTATGAATATTCAAAGGAGACAAATTGGAATGTGTCTGTGACCAGGATTTGCGTAGAATCCATTCCAATGACCAAACTTTACTAAGCTTTCCCCACTTTCTTTCATTCCTTTTGATGCTGACCCCTACGCCCCCACCCCCATCACACTCATCCATTTCACttatatatttatcatattttttgttgtgtaaagtatttttatataaattcattctcaaaattttgcatgttttaatgatttatttataaaactattgaTATTAAATGTAAACACATTAGTTTTTTCTTTCATATCATATTGttaattgaaaaataattatataaaagtaAAACTCTTTTACAAATTCATCACTATATTTAATTCTTTGATTCATATTGAAACAAGAAAATAGGAAACTAAATAATAAAGGAGATCTTTCAACACGATGATGAGTGTCTATAGTATGACAGAGAGAAGTGAACCTGTAAATTAATATTTCGACGTTCAATTCAATGAAATgttcaaataataatttaaagtaAGAGTGAAAGAGATATTTGAATTTGGAGTGTGAGAAACTTATGTAAGGTGAATAATTTAAACCACTTTTGACTAACTCAATGCATTGTGTGAATCgttatttgattatattttacGATGAGAGATATGTCAAAATTGAGTTCGCATGTTTTGTGATTGATGAGGTCTGACATGTTTCATACTTGTTAACTACGTCTTTTGTGTTGAGCTCGATGATTGAGCATTTGTCTGTTGGTCTTGCGAAAAATCCAGAACACCTTTAAAATTCATATGGGATCTTATAATCTTATAACAAAGGAAATATGCAATATTTAAATTTCATACTTTTTTTGGTTTCTCTTTTAGACAATCCGCAAGACTCGCAAAGAAGGTCCAATAACAAGTGTTGATGAAGAAGACACATTGAACATGTGGATTCTAATTTTCATCGAGAACACACGATCACACCATCTATCATATCTCTCACTATTAGACTGATCGAATTGCAACACACATAAGACGTTGACTCACACACCCGATGTTTTGACTGCCTACATTATATAAAGGTCAGATCAAGTCATTTCAATTATTCAATTCATTCTCACTCTACAACTACTTTTCACTTGAATTATTGACTTAGACATTAAAGCATTATCTTTGTTGGTCCATCTTCTCTCAATCGTCCCAAAAACTTGCTCCGACATACCAAAACTCATACCATCACTTCACCATACTTTTTTTAATAGAACAGTGGTACAATCGACCATTGTTTCATGCCATTTTCTCACAAAAACCACTACCTCTTCACCATAGATTTAGATCACTGATCTTCTTTATAACCAagaaaaaataatcaaataaaactttattAAAGTATGATAAATTACCAAAAAAATTATTAACCACCTTATATTACATTGTCAATATGatagaattttaatttttgaataaaaaaattattatttttacaaaattataatTTCTCTTTTTTATAAAGAACTTATTGAACTCACATTTCAATGTATTTAATAGTATCTCTGacctatttatataaaaaaaaaattaaattcattaaaTAATCATTGTATGTGGACTGTATTATGGATAAAATATCTTAGTTattcaataattttaaaaaatctacGTTATCTTATAAATAAAACTTGAaaaattattacttttattttattttaaaataaattttactttaattttactATCTAAACATCTTACAAAGTATTATATTAGaacttatatttataattttgacaaatatattaattgataataaaaataatttgataaCATTTTAGTCCATGTTTTACTAATTCAATTCAATTGTTCAACATATAACTACAAAAAGATAtacttgaaaagaaaagaaaagaatatttttttatagtttattatatttcttaatattaatataaatagaataaagtattaaacaataatattattttgaGACATTCTTTGCTCTTACCTCTTTTTCCTAGACAAATATcctttcaatttattaattttctaTATTTTCTATAATTATCAAGTTGGATAAAAATTATTTGAGTATGAGGGAATATATACCAAATACCaaccaaaatatgaaaaattccaAATATGGTATGAGAAATTCCATTTCACTTTCCTCATATACATTACTTTATACATTTCTTTCAATTATTCTCTTAATCACTCATTCATAATCCCTTCAAAACTTCAATCTTTGTTCTTTTTCCACTAATCACTTTCATGCTCCAAACTCAAAACCCCAAAAATCCATTTTTctcattttcatttcatcaaacacTTGGTACGCATTTTCTATTTTCATCCaaatttcgttttttttttttgtctcttCTTAATCAAAGGTTCAGTCTTTCTCATTGGGGTGCCTTGAATTGTCTCACAACATCAGATCCGTTTACGTTTACGTTTACGTGAGTGAGTCTTAATTTGGGTTCCAGTTTTTGGGGTTTTATGAAAATTGTGTTTTGTTTCAATTCCGTTGATTTCTGTTGTAACTGCTTTGTGGGTTGTGTCTGTGTCACATTTACTATATTATACGTATATGTAACTTCTTTTGTTTTTTGATTTGTTGCAGATTTTTCTTGTGGAACAAATAACTCAAGTAAAaggctttttttttttctttcttttttttttctattgatAATTAGTATGAGCTTAAGCTGTGATTTTGAAGAACTTTAGAGTTTTTAATCTGAATTCTGAGATATTTCAGAAAGAAGAATTGGGTAGGGTTGATAGTTGGATTGAAGATTGAGAAAATGATTGTGAGGAAAAGCCTGGGGAGGGTAAAGTCGCTACTTATGCTGCTTATGATGTTGGGATTTTTCTTTGCGACTTATAATTTGGTGTCGATGATAGTAGGACATAAAGTAGGAAGTGATTTGGGATCTATTGTTGATGGAAAAGTGGAGTTTATAAATACTAAATCTAAATTCCATGTCGCTGTTACTGCGACCGATGCTGCTTATAGTCAATGGCAATGTAGGATCATGTATTATTGGTATAAGAAGGCGAAGGTTATGCCTGGATCGGCTATGGGGAAGTTTACCAGAATTTTGCATTCTGGAAAGGGAGATCAGTTGATGGATGAAATTCCTACTTTTGTTGTTGATCCTCTTCCTGATGGTTTGGATAGGGTATGTACTTTTATGTTTCTACCTTTTCAGTATGTTATTTTGGTGAATTCTTGATCTAATATCAAGTTTATAAATCCTGACATAAAGAATAGTATGAAGGAAGAATGATTTTTCTTTAGAGTAGGAATTGAACTTGATGTTCGAGACTTACAACACTCACACACACTACACAGCAACCATCTGTGCTAGACCCCGGTAGGAGAACAGAATGACATAGTTGCTTGATTAGAATAATTTATTGCATAAGATTTAGTCATTTAAGTTTGAAATCAAGTATTATCAAACATCCGCAATTGCAGCGGTATGGTGGATATACGTGGCAGTTTTTGGAGTTGCCGTTATGGGTTTTTCTGCCATAATCCGCTATAACGGTGCCGCAAAGTGTCTGGTATGGCAGGATTTTGGCTCTCAGCCATGGACCGTCATCCGCCACGGACAACATTGAAATCAACATATTTTGTAGATTAAGTTGTATAAAAAGATTAACAGAATATTGAAACGGTGGAGAGAAAGAAGAACCTCCAGATATTTTCTTTGTAATCCAAGCTTTATGACTGTGATTGTGTCAAATGTTATAATCATcgcaaatatagttttttttttttaaaactaatgaAGAAATATAGTTAGTCCACCTTGTGATGATTGTTGTTCAAAAGAGGTTTTGAATTTGAAGTGttacattttcttttctttttcttgttatcATCAACTTATGTTTCTCTGCACTCAATATTTTTTACGGTTttattattgctttattttaaaatagttgtaTGCTTGCTTTAAGTTATGAATCTTTATATTGCTGGTGGTTATTAACACGCCTTGGAAATTCCAGATTCGTCCATAGTAGCATACGATTGTAACACATTGATTGTTTTCAATGCAAGCATCTATAACTATATGTACGATTTCTATAATGATGAATGATTTCCCTTTctttattgattgattttatcATTCTAGTGAGAAGGTTTTTAACAGGTTCCAAACTATTGATAATTATCTACTACAGTGTTGCCAATTGCTGATCGCAGTTTGTTCAAATTCTTGTATAACCTTTATTCGACAAACTTTGTGCTATATAGTGTTTCACAGATCTGTAGTGATTTGTTCAGACTCTGCAACGCTTAAGCACTATAGTGACTATCTGACAACACTGATTCACTACATTATAAATATCATTGTTCTTGATCTTTCCATATTTTCGCTTACTCTTCATGCTCTTATCAATTTTCTTTTGGTTCAGGGTTATATAGTCCTAAATAGACCATGGGCTTTTGTTCAATGGCTGGAGAAAGCGGTTATTGATGAAGAGTAAGGGTTTTAATTTTCTAgaatttatacattttttttcaaGAATGAAATCTAAGAAGCTGTGCATTTTATGATTTGTGCAGATATATTCTGATGGCAGAACCTGACCACATATTTGTCAATCCTTTGCCGAATTTGGCTTCAGAAAATGAACCAGCAGGGTATCCGTTTTTCTATATAAAACCAGCTGAAAATGAGAAAATCATGAGAAAATTCTATCCTAAGGAAAATGGTCCTGTTACTGATGTTGAT includes these proteins:
- the LOC131615908 gene encoding hydroxyproline O-arabinosyltransferase NOD3: MIVRKSLGRVKSLLMLLMMLGFFFATYNLVSMIVGHKVGSDLGSIVDGKVEFINTKSKFHVAVTATDAAYSQWQCRIMYYWYKKAKVMPGSAMGKFTRILHSGKGDQLMDEIPTFVVDPLPDGLDRGYIVLNRPWAFVQWLEKAVIDEEYILMAEPDHIFVNPLPNLASENEPAGYPFFYIKPAENEKIMRKFYPKENGPVTDVDPIGNSPVIIHKYLLEEIAPTWVNVSLRMKDDPETDKAFGWVLEMYAYAVASALHGIKHILRKDFMLQPPWDLEVGKNFIIHYTYGCDYNLEGKLTYGKIGEWRFDKRSYLMGPPPKNISLPPPGVPESVVRLVKMVNEATANIPNWDSLNRS